The following proteins come from a genomic window of Tindallia californiensis:
- a CDS encoding glycogen/starch/alpha-glucan phosphorylase: MDEKKSKELAFEEMVDTMREEVELKLQRMFGRTLKTATDAQLYKAMATLLRDRVMEKWAYSKEMEYETNGRQMYYLSMEFLMGRLFGNNLMNLGLDQQVAQVCKELKIDLDKVRDSEPDAGLGNGGLGRLAACFLDSLATLGLEGHGNGIRYEYGLFKQKIVDGYQVEVPDPWLEDGNIWEIAKPEEPEIISFGGTIERRIEKGKEVVKYCDAQCVKAIPYDVPVVGYDSEVVNTLRLWSARAIKPMDMGLFGQGRYVDSVAEKELAETITKVLYPEDNHPEGKSLRLKQQYFFVSASIQSIYRKFKKAGNNIFDFHKKVAIHINDTHPALGIPELMRILMDKEGLDWEDSWRITCQTFAYTNHTILEEALEKWPQELFKSLLPRIYEIVHEINEIFCRDLWKKYPGEWEKIGSMAIISYGTVHMSKLAIAGSYSVNGVAKLHTDILKEDVFRDFYQACPSKFRAITNGVTHRRFLAKANAELADLITGYIGEDWMKAPQDLERLKTYAKDSSFQKNVAEIRLKNKESLAEHIENQYGIQVNPESIFDVQVKRLHEYKRQLMNAMHIMFLYNKILDNPNFPMHPRTFIFGAKAAPGYHNAKMIIKLIHSLAKKINNDPRVKDKIKIVFMENYRVSLAEKIIPASDVSEQISTAGKEASGTGNMKFMFNGALTIGTLDGANVEMKEAVGNDNMYIFGLTSEEVSQYYREGHYRPYEIYETNPELRLVLDQFVNGFLDSEHPDTFRGLYEGLLYGHYGMADPYFVLKDFEPYCQAHTRLGLEYKKPDIWWEKAILNIAAAGIFSSDRTIRDYNQQVWKLPFVKTK; the protein is encoded by the coding sequence ATGGATGAAAAAAAATCGAAAGAATTAGCATTTGAAGAAATGGTAGATACAATGAGGGAAGAGGTAGAACTCAAATTACAAAGAATGTTTGGCCGAACCTTGAAAACAGCTACAGATGCACAATTGTATAAAGCGATGGCAACACTCCTGAGAGATCGTGTAATGGAGAAATGGGCTTATTCTAAAGAAATGGAATATGAAACAAACGGCAGACAAATGTATTACTTGTCTATGGAATTCCTGATGGGAAGGCTTTTTGGTAATAATCTGATGAACTTAGGGTTGGATCAACAGGTGGCACAGGTGTGTAAAGAACTTAAGATTGATTTGGATAAAGTAAGAGATAGTGAACCAGACGCTGGCCTTGGAAATGGTGGCCTTGGAAGACTCGCGGCATGTTTTTTAGACTCCTTGGCAACTCTTGGTCTGGAGGGACACGGAAATGGTATTCGGTATGAATATGGTTTGTTTAAACAAAAAATTGTGGATGGATATCAAGTGGAGGTTCCAGATCCTTGGCTTGAAGATGGGAACATATGGGAAATAGCAAAACCGGAAGAACCGGAAATTATTAGTTTTGGAGGAACCATAGAAAGGCGAATAGAGAAAGGAAAAGAAGTGGTAAAGTATTGTGATGCTCAGTGTGTAAAGGCAATTCCCTATGACGTTCCGGTAGTAGGATATGATTCAGAAGTTGTTAATACCTTGCGATTATGGAGTGCAAGAGCTATCAAACCAATGGACATGGGTTTGTTCGGGCAAGGAAGATATGTTGATTCGGTAGCTGAAAAAGAGCTAGCAGAAACCATTACAAAAGTACTTTATCCGGAAGATAATCATCCAGAAGGAAAATCTCTTCGATTAAAACAACAGTATTTCTTTGTTTCCGCTTCGATTCAAAGCATTTATCGAAAATTCAAGAAAGCTGGTAACAATATATTTGATTTTCATAAAAAAGTGGCGATACACATTAATGATACCCATCCTGCTTTAGGAATACCTGAATTGATGCGAATATTGATGGATAAGGAAGGACTTGACTGGGAAGATTCCTGGCGAATCACTTGCCAAACCTTCGCCTATACGAATCATACCATTTTGGAAGAGGCATTGGAAAAGTGGCCACAAGAGCTTTTTAAGTCGTTACTTCCAAGAATATACGAGATCGTACATGAAATTAACGAAATATTCTGCAGGGATCTTTGGAAAAAATATCCTGGTGAATGGGAGAAAATTGGAAGCATGGCGATTATTTCCTATGGAACGGTTCACATGTCAAAACTGGCGATTGCAGGATCCTATTCGGTTAACGGAGTAGCAAAACTTCATACAGATATCTTAAAAGAAGACGTATTCCGTGATTTCTATCAGGCATGTCCATCAAAGTTTAGAGCTATTACGAACGGAGTCACACATCGGAGGTTTTTAGCAAAAGCAAATGCTGAATTAGCAGATTTGATAACAGGCTATATTGGGGAAGATTGGATGAAAGCCCCTCAGGATCTTGAAAGGCTTAAGACTTATGCAAAAGACTCGTCTTTTCAAAAAAACGTAGCTGAAATTCGCCTAAAAAACAAAGAAAGCCTGGCAGAGCATATAGAAAACCAATACGGAATTCAGGTGAATCCTGAATCTATTTTTGACGTACAGGTTAAAAGATTACACGAATATAAACGGCAATTAATGAATGCCATGCATATTATGTTCTTATACAATAAAATATTAGACAATCCAAACTTTCCGATGCATCCAAGAACTTTTATTTTTGGTGCGAAAGCAGCACCGGGATATCATAATGCCAAAATGATTATTAAGTTAATCCATAGTTTAGCGAAAAAAATAAACAATGATCCGAGAGTTAAGGATAAAATTAAAATTGTTTTTATGGAAAACTATCGCGTTTCTTTGGCAGAAAAAATTATACCGGCATCGGATGTCAGTGAACAGATTTCCACAGCGGGAAAAGAGGCTTCTGGCACAGGTAATATGAAATTTATGTTTAACGGTGCCTTGACCATAGGGACTTTGGATGGAGCTAATGTAGAAATGAAAGAAGCTGTGGGAAATGACAATATGTACATTTTTGGTTTAACGTCAGAAGAAGTATCTCAATACTATCGAGAAGGACACTATAGACCTTATGAAATATACGAAACGAATCCGGAGTTGCGACTGGTGCTTGATCAGTTCGTTAACGGATTTCTTGATTCTGAACATCCGGATACTTTTAGAGGGCTTTACGAAGGGTTGCTTTATGGACATTATGGGATGGCGGATCCATATTTCGTATTAAAAGACTTTGAACCTTATTGTCAGGCCCATACTCGCTTAGGGTTGGAATATAAAAAACCGGATATTTGGTGGGAAAAAGCTATTTTG